Below is a genomic region from Bartonella harrusi.
TTTGAAGAGTTTGAGGTATTATAATAATATTTCGGTGAGAACCTTTTATTCTTGTTTAATTTTAATATTGCATGTTAACATTTATTTTACTACGTTTGAAAAATTAAAAGAGTAGTTACTCTAGGTTCATCATCTATTTTGAAGGTTGGCTATGGAAAGCGCTATAGAAGGAAAGTGTTGGTTGGTGGCAAGACGGGCAACAGTTATATTTATTGCGATTATTTTTTTAGCTTATCTTGCAATTTGATTTTAAATGGGACAAATGTGATAAAAAGATGTATGCTCAAGCTGTATAGAGTTTTGGGGTGACGCGTGTTTTTATCGGTTTTTGAACTTTTTAAAATTGGTATTGGTCCTTCTAGTTCCCATACCATGGGGCCAATGACGGCGGCTAATATGTTTTTGCAAGAGATTCTTGCACAAAATCCTTCTCAACCATTTGATTGTGAAGTTTTTCACATACGTGTTTATCTTTATGGATCTTTGGCTTTTACGGGAATTGGTCATGCTACAGATAGAGCTATTGTTTTAGGGCTTTTGGGTGAAAAAGCTTCTACTGTTAATCCTGATTGCATGGATTTCCTTTTAGACAAAGTTACACGTGAGAAAAAAGTGCAACCAAAAGGCCATCCTGCGTATCAATTTGATTTGCAAAATGATCTTATTTTTGAACGAAAAAAAGTCCTACCGGGACATGCTAATGGACTTGTGTTTGAAGGACTTGATAGGAATGGGAATATTCTTTTGCGGCAAATTTATTATTCTATCGGTGGTGGTTTTGTTGTGACTGAGGATGAATTAAACCGTATGAATGGTAATGCACAAAAAGAAACGTTTGATGTGCCGTATCCTTTTGATTGTGCATATGAAATGTTATCAATGGCCGAAAGTTCAGGGCTTTCTATTGCTGAAATGAAGCGTCTTAATGAAGAAACAAAGATGGAGCGTTCTGCTCTCGATACAGGGCTCGATGAGATTTTTTCCGCTATGACCAACTGTATTGATAGAGGTCTTGCACAAGAAGGTGAGTTGCCAGGGGGATTGCATGTTCCAAGACGTGCTAAAAAGCTGTATGAAAAGCTTTTAGAAAATCGAAAAAAAAATCACAATTACCCGCTTTGGGCAAATGATTGGCTTTCAGTCTATGCTATAGCAGTAAATGAGGAAAATGCCGCAGGTGGTCGTGTTGTTACAGCACCAACAAATGGGGCAGCTGGTGTTGTACCTGCGGTTTTGCGTTACTATCTTCAGTTTCATGATGATTTAAATCGACAGGGAATCCATAATTTTTTGTTAACGGCAGCAGCTATTGGTGGTGTCATCAAACATAATGCCTCTATTTCTGGTGCAGAAGTTGGTTGTCAAGGGGAAGTTGGGACGGCATCTTCAATGGCCGCAGCAGGGTTGACAGCGGCATTGGGTGGAACACCAGCTCAAATTGAAAATGCCGCAGAGATTGCGCTTGAGCATCATCTGGGGATGACGTGTGATCCTGTTGCAGGTCTTGTGCAAGTTC
It encodes:
- a CDS encoding L-serine ammonia-lyase, with the protein product MFLSVFELFKIGIGPSSSHTMGPMTAANMFLQEILAQNPSQPFDCEVFHIRVYLYGSLAFTGIGHATDRAIVLGLLGEKASTVNPDCMDFLLDKVTREKKVQPKGHPAYQFDLQNDLIFERKKVLPGHANGLVFEGLDRNGNILLRQIYYSIGGGFVVTEDELNRMNGNAQKETFDVPYPFDCAYEMLSMAESSGLSIAEMKRLNEETKMERSALDTGLDEIFSAMTNCIDRGLAQEGELPGGLHVPRRAKKLYEKLLENRKKNHNYPLWANDWLSVYAIAVNEENAAGGRVVTAPTNGAAGVVPAVLRYYLQFHDDLNRQGIHNFLLTAAAIGGVIKHNASISGAEVGCQGEVGTASSMAAAGLTAALGGTPAQIENAAEIALEHHLGMTCDPVAGLVQVPCIERNAMGAVKAVTASSLALHGNGEHFVSLDACIKTMRQTGHDMSERYKETSKAGLAVNAISC